A DNA window from Hordeum vulgare subsp. vulgare chromosome 1H, MorexV3_pseudomolecules_assembly, whole genome shotgun sequence contains the following coding sequences:
- the LOC123427844 gene encoding ATP-dependent DNA helicase DDX11 isoform X1 encodes MKSLFGRKPSLFLEKVQGQHARETPNPPHQRALDEMPPPPPPPRQDFPAFPFAPYPIQSEFMSFLYSALSSGPRALALLESPTGTGKTLSIICSALQWLLDHRDAASRGHPERANGSGPAAVGGEDDEPEWMRDFTLQPLPPKKDIRKKSEIHPSRKQGTRKMGDSEKSEGIRENGGEEEFLLDEYESDDGEGTGRQPGKRAHCGGASSSSEGEDVGDEEEEEEATPKVYFTSRTHSQLSQFVRELKRTDFSGKLRTVCLGSRKSLCINMDVQKLGSANRINERCLELLNNKKSSKIKVEGDNKKGRRTKTSCRCPMLGNRSLQKQFRSEVSDHGALDIEDLAQIGRKIGTCPYYGARDMVRSADLVVLPYQSLLLKSARESLGLNLKNSVVIIDEAHNLADSLTSMYNSKVESSQLRAVLSHLEAYLNRFQNVLGAGNRRYIQTLTVLTRSFLRCLISDEDCSSAVTSMTINKFLFSLDIDNINIVKLCQYLKESNIIHKVSGYANKLFITENGGGNLNHGQPHGEGSSITSFQDLTAFLSSLLYCNDDGRIIVARHKPGGQPEDAYIKFVMLCAEKTFSEVTDDAHAVIMAGGTLQPIEETRLRLFPGLLPSDIKFFSCNHIVPPESILPIAVTCGPSGKKFDFSHSSRSSPNMIEELGRFLCNIVTIVPEGIVMFFSSYEYGKQVYDAWMASGAISKISKKKHVFREPRSSVDVEVILNKYKEAIQSCSKGSGDASVNGALLLAVVGGKISEGINFSDGMGRCVLMVGLPYPSPDDIELMETIKHIGNYSTSSVVGDDKPFSRNDECKLEPGFDVLRKSGKSGREYYENLCMKAVNQSIGRAIRHVNDYAAMLLVDSRYAHTSSSRGFSCPVEKLPQWIKARLTCGQNYGEVHRLLHQFFKINKQIH; translated from the exons ATGAAGAGCCTTTTCGGGCGAAAGCCCTCGTTGTTTCTAGAGAAAGTCCAAGGACAGCACGCGCGGGAAACCCCAAACCCACCGCACCAGCGCGCGCTCGACGaaatgccgccgccgccgccgccgccgcggcagGACTTCCCGGCGTTCCCTTTCGCGCCGTACCCGATCCAGTCGGAGTTCATGTCCTTCCTCTACAGCGCCCTATCCTCCGGGCCCCGAGCCCTCGCCCTCCTCGAAAGCCCCACCG GGACCGGAAAGACCCTCAGCATCATCTGCAGTGCGCTCCAGTGGCTCCTTGACCACCGCGATGCTGCCTCGCGGGGCCACCCAGAGCGGGCCAATGGATCCGGCCCCGCTGCTGTTGGCGGCGAAGACGACGAGCCCGAATGGATGCGGGATTTCACACTGCAGCCGCTGCCGCCTAAGAAGGACATCAGGAAGAAGTCGGAGATTCACCCCTCGAGGAAGCAGGGAACGAGGAAGATGGGGGATTCGGAGAAATCTGAGGGAATTCGGGAGAATGGCGGCGAGGAGGAGTTCTTGCTTGACGAGTACGAGAGCGATGACGGGGAGGGCACAGGGCGGCAGCCCGGGAAGCGGGCACATTGTGGTGGTGCTAGTAGTAGCAGTGAGGGCGAGGACGTCggggacgaagaggaagaagaggaggcgaCTCCCAAGGTGTATTTCACTAGCCGTACGCATTCGCAGCTCTCGCAGTTTGTCCGGGAGCTCAAAAGGACGGATTTCTCAGGGAAGCTCAGGACAGTGTGCTTGGGGTCCAGAAAGAGCTTGTGTATTAACATGG ATGTTCAGAAGCTCGGGAGCGCAAACCGGATCAATGAGAGGTGCTTGGAACTGCTTAATAACAAGAAGAGCAGCAAAATTAAG GTTGAGGGTGATAACAAGAAGGGACGCCGAACAAAGACCTCTTGTCGGTGCCCAATGTTAGGAAACAGAAGTCTGCAGAAACAGTTCAGGAGCGAAGTGTCCGACCATGGTGCGTTGGACATTGAGGATTTGGCCCAAATTGGAAGGAAAATTGGAACATGTCCTTACTATGGTGCACGTGACATGGTCCGCTCGGCCGACCTTGTAGTACTTCCTTACCAGTCTTTGTTGCTGAAGTCTGCTAGAGAATCACTTGGCCTTAATCTGAAGAACAGTGTTGTCATCATAGATGAGGCTCACAACCTAGCAGATTCCCTTACTAGCATGTACAACTCAAAGGTTGAATCTTCTCAG TTGAGGGCTGTCCTTTCCCACTTGGAGGCATATCTCAATAGATTTCAGAATGTTCTGGGAGCTGGAAATCGACGTTACATCCAGACCTTGACAGTTCTAACACGGTCATTCCTACGATGTCTGATAAGTGATGAAGATTGTTCCTCCGCTGTGACCTCTATGACTATAAATAAGTTCTTATTCTCCCTTGACATCGATAACATAAACATAGTAAAACTTTGTCAGTATCTGAAGGAAAGCAACATAATCCACAAG GTTAGTGGATATGCCAACAAATTATTTATCACCGAAAATGGTGGGGGAAATTTGAATCATGGACAGCCACATGGTGAAGGAAGCAGTATAACAAGCTTTCAGGATTTGACTGCCTTTTTAAGCTCTCTACTGTACTGCAACGACGATGGAAGAATCATAGTTGCACGGCACAAGCCTGGTGGACAACCTGAAGATGCATATATTAAATTCGTGATGCTTTGTGCAGAGAAAACATTTTCTGAG GTTACAGATGACGCACATGCTGTCATTATGGCTGGTGGAACCCTCCAGCCTATTGAAGAAACAAGGTTGCGCTTGTTTCCAGGCTTATTGCCTAGTGATATAAAATTCTTCTCATGTAACCATATTGTTCCCCCTGAGAGTATTCTTCCTATAGCTGTTACATGTGGGCCCTCAGGCAAGAAATTTGATTTCAGCCACAGTTCAAGGAGCTCTCCTAACATG ATCGAAGAGCTTGGACGTTTTCTTTGCAATATAGTGACAATAGTACCAGAAGGAATAGTAATGTTTTTTTCTTCCTACGAATATGGAAAACAAGTTTATGATGCATGGATGGCTTCAGGCGCaatttctaagatttctaagaaGAAACACGTGTTCAGAGAGCCAAGAAGCAGTGTTGATGTCGAGGTGATACTCAACAAATACAAGGAGGCAATTCAGTCCTGCAGCAAAGGTTCAGGAGACGCAAGTGTTAACGGGGCACTTCTATTGGCTGTTGTCGGTGGGAAGATCTCCGAAGGTATAAACTTCAGTGATGGTATGGGTCGTTGTGTTCTGATGGTTGGATTACCTTATCCAAGTCCAGATGATATAGAACTGATGGAGACAATAAAACACATTGGAAACTATTCTACCTCATCTGTGGTTGGAGATGATAAGCCCTTCAGCAGAAACGATGAATGCAAGCTTGAGCCTGGTTTTGATGTACTAAGGAAGAGCGGTAAAAGTGGCCGTGAGTACTATGAGAACTTATGCATGAAAGCTGTGAATCAGTCTATCG GTAGAGCAATCAGGCATGTAAATGACTATGCTGCAATGCTGTTGGTTGACTCACGTTACGCACACACCTCATCAAGCAGGGGTTTCTCCTGCCCTGTTGAAAAGCTACCCCAGTGGATCAAGGCACGACTCACTTGCGGTCAAAACTATGGGGAAGTTCATAGATTGTTGCATCAGTTTTTCAAAATCAACAAACAAATACATTGA
- the LOC123427844 gene encoding putative ATP-dependent RNA helicase DDX11-like protein 8 isoform X2 has protein sequence MKSLFGRKPSLFLEKVQGQHARETPNPPHQRALDEMPPPPPPPRQDFPAFPFAPYPIQSEFMSFLYSALSSGPRALALLESPTGTGKTLSIICSALQWLLDHRDAASRGHPERANGSGPAAVGGEDDEPEWMRDFTLQPLPPKKDIRKKSEIHPSRKQGTRKMGDSEKSEGIRENGGEEEFLLDEYESDDGEGTGRQPGKRAHCGGASSSSEGEDVGDEEEEEEATPKVYFTSRTHSQLSQFVRELKRTDFSGKLRTVCLGSRKSLCINMDVQKLGSANRINERCLELLNNKKSSKIKVEGDNKKGRRTKTSCRCPMLGNRSLQKQFRSEVSDHGALDIEDLAQIGRKIGTCPYYGARDMVRSADLVVLPYQSLLLKSARESLGLNLKNSVVIIDEAHNLADSLTSMYNSKVESSQVSGYANKLFITENGGGNLNHGQPHGEGSSITSFQDLTAFLSSLLYCNDDGRIIVARHKPGGQPEDAYIKFVMLCAEKTFSEVTDDAHAVIMAGGTLQPIEETRLRLFPGLLPSDIKFFSCNHIVPPESILPIAVTCGPSGKKFDFSHSSRSSPNMIEELGRFLCNIVTIVPEGIVMFFSSYEYGKQVYDAWMASGAISKISKKKHVFREPRSSVDVEVILNKYKEAIQSCSKGSGDASVNGALLLAVVGGKISEGINFSDGMGRCVLMVGLPYPSPDDIELMETIKHIGNYSTSSVVGDDKPFSRNDECKLEPGFDVLRKSGKSGREYYENLCMKAVNQSIGRAIRHVNDYAAMLLVDSRYAHTSSSRGFSCPVEKLPQWIKARLTCGQNYGEVHRLLHQFFKINKQIH, from the exons ATGAAGAGCCTTTTCGGGCGAAAGCCCTCGTTGTTTCTAGAGAAAGTCCAAGGACAGCACGCGCGGGAAACCCCAAACCCACCGCACCAGCGCGCGCTCGACGaaatgccgccgccgccgccgccgccgcggcagGACTTCCCGGCGTTCCCTTTCGCGCCGTACCCGATCCAGTCGGAGTTCATGTCCTTCCTCTACAGCGCCCTATCCTCCGGGCCCCGAGCCCTCGCCCTCCTCGAAAGCCCCACCG GGACCGGAAAGACCCTCAGCATCATCTGCAGTGCGCTCCAGTGGCTCCTTGACCACCGCGATGCTGCCTCGCGGGGCCACCCAGAGCGGGCCAATGGATCCGGCCCCGCTGCTGTTGGCGGCGAAGACGACGAGCCCGAATGGATGCGGGATTTCACACTGCAGCCGCTGCCGCCTAAGAAGGACATCAGGAAGAAGTCGGAGATTCACCCCTCGAGGAAGCAGGGAACGAGGAAGATGGGGGATTCGGAGAAATCTGAGGGAATTCGGGAGAATGGCGGCGAGGAGGAGTTCTTGCTTGACGAGTACGAGAGCGATGACGGGGAGGGCACAGGGCGGCAGCCCGGGAAGCGGGCACATTGTGGTGGTGCTAGTAGTAGCAGTGAGGGCGAGGACGTCggggacgaagaggaagaagaggaggcgaCTCCCAAGGTGTATTTCACTAGCCGTACGCATTCGCAGCTCTCGCAGTTTGTCCGGGAGCTCAAAAGGACGGATTTCTCAGGGAAGCTCAGGACAGTGTGCTTGGGGTCCAGAAAGAGCTTGTGTATTAACATGG ATGTTCAGAAGCTCGGGAGCGCAAACCGGATCAATGAGAGGTGCTTGGAACTGCTTAATAACAAGAAGAGCAGCAAAATTAAG GTTGAGGGTGATAACAAGAAGGGACGCCGAACAAAGACCTCTTGTCGGTGCCCAATGTTAGGAAACAGAAGTCTGCAGAAACAGTTCAGGAGCGAAGTGTCCGACCATGGTGCGTTGGACATTGAGGATTTGGCCCAAATTGGAAGGAAAATTGGAACATGTCCTTACTATGGTGCACGTGACATGGTCCGCTCGGCCGACCTTGTAGTACTTCCTTACCAGTCTTTGTTGCTGAAGTCTGCTAGAGAATCACTTGGCCTTAATCTGAAGAACAGTGTTGTCATCATAGATGAGGCTCACAACCTAGCAGATTCCCTTACTAGCATGTACAACTCAAAGGTTGAATCTTCTCAG GTTAGTGGATATGCCAACAAATTATTTATCACCGAAAATGGTGGGGGAAATTTGAATCATGGACAGCCACATGGTGAAGGAAGCAGTATAACAAGCTTTCAGGATTTGACTGCCTTTTTAAGCTCTCTACTGTACTGCAACGACGATGGAAGAATCATAGTTGCACGGCACAAGCCTGGTGGACAACCTGAAGATGCATATATTAAATTCGTGATGCTTTGTGCAGAGAAAACATTTTCTGAG GTTACAGATGACGCACATGCTGTCATTATGGCTGGTGGAACCCTCCAGCCTATTGAAGAAACAAGGTTGCGCTTGTTTCCAGGCTTATTGCCTAGTGATATAAAATTCTTCTCATGTAACCATATTGTTCCCCCTGAGAGTATTCTTCCTATAGCTGTTACATGTGGGCCCTCAGGCAAGAAATTTGATTTCAGCCACAGTTCAAGGAGCTCTCCTAACATG ATCGAAGAGCTTGGACGTTTTCTTTGCAATATAGTGACAATAGTACCAGAAGGAATAGTAATGTTTTTTTCTTCCTACGAATATGGAAAACAAGTTTATGATGCATGGATGGCTTCAGGCGCaatttctaagatttctaagaaGAAACACGTGTTCAGAGAGCCAAGAAGCAGTGTTGATGTCGAGGTGATACTCAACAAATACAAGGAGGCAATTCAGTCCTGCAGCAAAGGTTCAGGAGACGCAAGTGTTAACGGGGCACTTCTATTGGCTGTTGTCGGTGGGAAGATCTCCGAAGGTATAAACTTCAGTGATGGTATGGGTCGTTGTGTTCTGATGGTTGGATTACCTTATCCAAGTCCAGATGATATAGAACTGATGGAGACAATAAAACACATTGGAAACTATTCTACCTCATCTGTGGTTGGAGATGATAAGCCCTTCAGCAGAAACGATGAATGCAAGCTTGAGCCTGGTTTTGATGTACTAAGGAAGAGCGGTAAAAGTGGCCGTGAGTACTATGAGAACTTATGCATGAAAGCTGTGAATCAGTCTATCG GTAGAGCAATCAGGCATGTAAATGACTATGCTGCAATGCTGTTGGTTGACTCACGTTACGCACACACCTCATCAAGCAGGGGTTTCTCCTGCCCTGTTGAAAAGCTACCCCAGTGGATCAAGGCACGACTCACTTGCGGTCAAAACTATGGGGAAGTTCATAGATTGTTGCATCAGTTTTTCAAAATCAACAAACAAATACATTGA
- the LOC123427844 gene encoding ATP-dependent DNA helicase DDX11 isoform X3, whose translation MFRACHAHEVEGDNKKGRRTKTSCRCPMLGNRSLQKQFRSEVSDHGALDIEDLAQIGRKIGTCPYYGARDMVRSADLVVLPYQSLLLKSARESLGLNLKNSVVIIDEAHNLADSLTSMYNSKVESSQLRAVLSHLEAYLNRFQNVLGAGNRRYIQTLTVLTRSFLRCLISDEDCSSAVTSMTINKFLFSLDIDNINIVKLCQYLKESNIIHKVSGYANKLFITENGGGNLNHGQPHGEGSSITSFQDLTAFLSSLLYCNDDGRIIVARHKPGGQPEDAYIKFVMLCAEKTFSEVTDDAHAVIMAGGTLQPIEETRLRLFPGLLPSDIKFFSCNHIVPPESILPIAVTCGPSGKKFDFSHSSRSSPNMIEELGRFLCNIVTIVPEGIVMFFSSYEYGKQVYDAWMASGAISKISKKKHVFREPRSSVDVEVILNKYKEAIQSCSKGSGDASVNGALLLAVVGGKISEGINFSDGMGRCVLMVGLPYPSPDDIELMETIKHIGNYSTSSVVGDDKPFSRNDECKLEPGFDVLRKSGKSGREYYENLCMKAVNQSIGRAIRHVNDYAAMLLVDSRYAHTSSSRGFSCPVEKLPQWIKARLTCGQNYGEVHRLLHQFFKINKQIH comes from the exons ATGTTTAGGGCCTGTCATGCTCATGAG GTTGAGGGTGATAACAAGAAGGGACGCCGAACAAAGACCTCTTGTCGGTGCCCAATGTTAGGAAACAGAAGTCTGCAGAAACAGTTCAGGAGCGAAGTGTCCGACCATGGTGCGTTGGACATTGAGGATTTGGCCCAAATTGGAAGGAAAATTGGAACATGTCCTTACTATGGTGCACGTGACATGGTCCGCTCGGCCGACCTTGTAGTACTTCCTTACCAGTCTTTGTTGCTGAAGTCTGCTAGAGAATCACTTGGCCTTAATCTGAAGAACAGTGTTGTCATCATAGATGAGGCTCACAACCTAGCAGATTCCCTTACTAGCATGTACAACTCAAAGGTTGAATCTTCTCAG TTGAGGGCTGTCCTTTCCCACTTGGAGGCATATCTCAATAGATTTCAGAATGTTCTGGGAGCTGGAAATCGACGTTACATCCAGACCTTGACAGTTCTAACACGGTCATTCCTACGATGTCTGATAAGTGATGAAGATTGTTCCTCCGCTGTGACCTCTATGACTATAAATAAGTTCTTATTCTCCCTTGACATCGATAACATAAACATAGTAAAACTTTGTCAGTATCTGAAGGAAAGCAACATAATCCACAAG GTTAGTGGATATGCCAACAAATTATTTATCACCGAAAATGGTGGGGGAAATTTGAATCATGGACAGCCACATGGTGAAGGAAGCAGTATAACAAGCTTTCAGGATTTGACTGCCTTTTTAAGCTCTCTACTGTACTGCAACGACGATGGAAGAATCATAGTTGCACGGCACAAGCCTGGTGGACAACCTGAAGATGCATATATTAAATTCGTGATGCTTTGTGCAGAGAAAACATTTTCTGAG GTTACAGATGACGCACATGCTGTCATTATGGCTGGTGGAACCCTCCAGCCTATTGAAGAAACAAGGTTGCGCTTGTTTCCAGGCTTATTGCCTAGTGATATAAAATTCTTCTCATGTAACCATATTGTTCCCCCTGAGAGTATTCTTCCTATAGCTGTTACATGTGGGCCCTCAGGCAAGAAATTTGATTTCAGCCACAGTTCAAGGAGCTCTCCTAACATG ATCGAAGAGCTTGGACGTTTTCTTTGCAATATAGTGACAATAGTACCAGAAGGAATAGTAATGTTTTTTTCTTCCTACGAATATGGAAAACAAGTTTATGATGCATGGATGGCTTCAGGCGCaatttctaagatttctaagaaGAAACACGTGTTCAGAGAGCCAAGAAGCAGTGTTGATGTCGAGGTGATACTCAACAAATACAAGGAGGCAATTCAGTCCTGCAGCAAAGGTTCAGGAGACGCAAGTGTTAACGGGGCACTTCTATTGGCTGTTGTCGGTGGGAAGATCTCCGAAGGTATAAACTTCAGTGATGGTATGGGTCGTTGTGTTCTGATGGTTGGATTACCTTATCCAAGTCCAGATGATATAGAACTGATGGAGACAATAAAACACATTGGAAACTATTCTACCTCATCTGTGGTTGGAGATGATAAGCCCTTCAGCAGAAACGATGAATGCAAGCTTGAGCCTGGTTTTGATGTACTAAGGAAGAGCGGTAAAAGTGGCCGTGAGTACTATGAGAACTTATGCATGAAAGCTGTGAATCAGTCTATCG GTAGAGCAATCAGGCATGTAAATGACTATGCTGCAATGCTGTTGGTTGACTCACGTTACGCACACACCTCATCAAGCAGGGGTTTCTCCTGCCCTGTTGAAAAGCTACCCCAGTGGATCAAGGCACGACTCACTTGCGGTCAAAACTATGGGGAAGTTCATAGATTGTTGCATCAGTTTTTCAAAATCAACAAACAAATACATTGA